AGCAGCTCGCGGAATCTCTGGCTGGTCAGTGACTGGATAGCTTCGGCCATATATGGTTCACGCCGCAGATGAGCTGTCGGAAGCAGACACGTCTGAGTCCATTTTCAGCAGGGTACGCCCGGCTTGGGCAAAAAGGTTATCGAGGTCGAGCACGCTGACGACTTCGCCATTGCGGCGACCGATGCCTTCGATCGAAGCGCCGTGCCATTGCAGCAGGTCGGCTTCGGACATCGGACGCAGTTCTCCGTCGTCGACTTGGCAAACCTCGATCACCTTGTCGGTGCGCAGACCTATGACGAGCTTGCGCCCGCCGTGGTCGATCAGCGTCACGAGGATGCGGGTCTGCGGCGTGTCTTCCAGAGCGGGAAGCTTCAGAAGCGTGCGCAGATCCACCACCGGAATGTTATCGCCGCGAAGGTCGATAACGCCCATCAGGTAGGCCGGTGCGCTGGGCATCGGCGAAATCGGACGGATGTCGAGAATTTCCTGCACCCGTTCGACCGGGACTCCGTAGAGTCCACGGTCGACGGTGAAGGTCACTACTCCGGATGCGATAGACATTCGGTGTCCTC
Above is a window of Marivivens aquimaris DNA encoding:
- a CDS encoding chemotaxis protein CheW; this encodes MSIASGVVTFTVDRGLYGVPVERVQEILDIRPISPMPSAPAYLMGVIDLRGDNIPVVDLRTLLKLPALEDTPQTRILVTLIDHGGRKLVIGLRTDKVIEVCQVDDGELRPMSEADLLQWHGASIEGIGRRNGEVVSVLDLDNLFAQAGRTLLKMDSDVSASDSSSAA